Genomic DNA from Halorussus rarus:
GACGACGTTCAAGATAACGTCCTGATCAACGCTTCAACGCTGGCAGAAGATATCGTGGAGCACGTCGAAAAACGCGAAGCGGAAACAGGTGACAATTGTCGGTACTTTGTCTTCATCGACGAGATTTCTCAGTTTATCGGTGACGACGGACAGCTCCTTTTGGAACTGCAGAGCATCGTTGAGGAGTTCGGACAGAAAGGAAAGGGAAAGATCTTCCTCGGCGTCACATCCCAAGAGCAACTCCAGCAACTGATTCCCGGTGTTCTTGAGAAGGAAGCTGAGGAGTCAAAGGTCATCGACCGCTTCCCCCATCGGTTCGATCTCACCTCCGAAAACCTCGATAAGGTCGTCCGTGACCGCGTTCTTAGCAAAAAAGGCGAGTTCAGAGGGGTACTCGGCGATCTCTACACCCAACACGAGGGAATCCTCTCAGCTCGCTACAAGCTGGACTCCGGTCAGAGTTTGAAATCGATCACCAGAAACAACTTCATCGACTGCTACCCCTTCCTCCCATATCAACTGGATATCCTGCCGGAAATCTTCCAGGCACTCGGAAAGGGTTCGAGCGACCAGTTAACAGGAGGAGAACGAACCCTGATTGACGTCACACAAAGCGTTCTCAAAGACGAAGATCACCTCTACAACGACGAACTGGGGTCCCTTGTCACGATGGACATGATCTTCGACGAGATCAGTAACGATATCCCCAGTAGTGACGTCAAATCCATCCGCGAGGCAAGTCCACAGAATGCTGCCGATGAAATCTCCCGACGTGTCCTGAAAGCACTTTACCTGCTCCAACAGCTGCCGTGGATCCCGAACACTGCCGACAACATTGCGACGTCACTCCAGAGGGAACTCGGCCCCACCCAAGAGCTGGAGAGTGAAGTAGAAGACACCCTTGAAGCCCTCGTCGATGCGGGCTACGTCCGCCATGATGAGGAAGGATATCGGATCCTGAAAGAAACCGAGCAAGAGCTCGAAAACGAAATCAAAGGAATCGACGTCGGGCCAGGCGACATCCGTCGGTCGTCCAAGCGTTTCCTGAACGATATCCTCGACGACACCTCGCGCGTCAACTATGATGGGCAGACGTTCCAGTTGAACCTGACTATTGACGACGAGCAAATCACATCCAAGGGATACATCGACCTCAAAACGTACTCTCCGATCTACCAGCGATACGAGGATATCGACCCTGATGGTCTGAAGACCCAGAGTTTCAGCGAGGACGATACTCTCTACTGGGTCGCAGACGACGCGAAACAGAACGATATCTACGAGAAGCTCAAGTCGATTTATCAGATCAACACTATCGTCAAAGAGAAGCGCGGTGAGGAACTCAGCCAAGAAGAACAGGAAGCGCTCGGCCAGAAACAGGAAGATCTCCAGCGGCTCCGTAACGAAGTCAAACGGGAGTTCGAGCGCAGCTTCCAGCGAGGCAAGCTCATTTACAACGGGGAAACCGACGAATTTGACGCGACTAACACCTCGCTCAGCTCGCTCGTCGCACGGAAAGCCGATAACGCCATCCCGAAAGTCTTCACCAGCTTCAAGCACGGCTCCGCGACAGTCAAAGACCGACACATCTCAGAAATTTTCGGCGACCTACAAGGATCGTCGAATCCGTCGGTATTTTCCGAGTTAGGTGTCGTTCAGGACGGTGAACTCATCGCCGAAGCCCGCATCGCCTCCGAAATCGAGGACGAAATCCAACGGCGCGAAAAAGCCGGCGAGAACCGCTCCGGTGGCGACCTGATCGACCATTTCGCCGAACCTCCCTACGGATGGAGTCGAGAGGTCGTCCGACTGGCCACAGCGGTCCTCTTCCGGAACGGCTCTATCATTCCGACCTACAAGGAACGAACGTACGGCACGTACACAGAGGACGGCGCACAGGAACTGTTCACCCAGGTCACGAAGTTCAAGTCCACGTCCTTCGACGAGCGAGAAACCGTCGATGTCGAAACTCGAACCGACGCCAAGCAGCTACTCGACCGACTGTTCGACCGGAAGGTCAAATCCACTGACCAGGCAGTGGACGAGGGAATCCGAGAAGAAGCAAACGACTGGGAGTCAACGACGAGTACGCTGCTCTCCCAGCTACGGAGGTTGGATTTCCCGCTGGCCGATAATGTCGAGGACTTCCAGAACCGACTCAACAATTTGCTCCAGCAACCCACTTCCGCTAAGCGCATCAAGAAGTTCGTCGAGTTCGAGGACGAACTAGAGGATCTCACCAAATCTGCGAAAGCGGTCGCCGACTTCTGTGGCGAACCGGACGGTGAGAACCACTTAGAAGAGTACGAGACGATTCAGGACTTCATCGCTGGAGAGTGGGAGACGCACGTCGACGAAGCAGCCGACCACCCAGAGCTCGTTGACATCAGTGACGAAGCACGCGAGGCCGCCGACCGCGTCAAGAACACACTGGACACCGAGGGCGTCATCCAACAATGGAACGACGTCAAGACAGATTACCGGGCGGCGGCTGAAGCCTTCGTCTCGACGTACGAAGCGCTGTACGAGAAACGATACGAGACGTACACTGACTCCATCGAATCGGTGGAAGCATACGCAGGCCCCGACATCGATGAGAACGATCTCGACTCGGCCCTGTCGGACCTGGCGGAACGGCAGGGCAATGGGTCGGTCGATTTGGACATCTCGAACAAGGACCATATCAATCCGGATCCCTCGCTCACGCGCCTCATCGAACACATTCAGACCGTCGACGCATACGAGAACGGTGCGAAAACCGAAATCGACGATTTGGGTGGGGGCGGTGGCGGTGGTGGAACAGTCCGCGAGAGCGTAGATATCGACGACATCTTCGGGAGCGTCGTCGTAACTGATCCCGAAGATATCGAGGCACCAATTGACGAATTACGAGGTGAAATCGAGGATCTCCTCGAACAAGACGGGGACGTAGAGATCCGGTTCCGGTAATCTACCGGTTCGGATTCGACCTTTTGCTGGTGGCCCGCTGTTAGATTCGGCAAACACTGGGCAGCACGCTTTCCCACAATTATAAGACACGCCGAATACTTGCTCGTTGTATGTCATCGCGGGCGGGAATCCCGATACAGCGTACTGCCGTCCCGTCCGTTTCGTGGCAGTACGCGACCCTCTGATATCCATGTCCACGACACACGGTCAACCTGGTCTCTCGTCGGATCAACGCTCAACCATCCGAAGCACTATCCTCAGCACTCGCCACACGCTCGAAGACGAACTTCGCCGCCAGCTCGAAAAATACGGTATCTACGAGGACAAGCGTCTCCCCCTTGAAGACCTCTCTCACTTGTCCACAGAAGAACGCCACACTCGACGAACGCTGGATGCTGCCATCGAACGGGAACTCGAATCTACGGAAGGCGATCTGGAGCGGTCAATCACTAATTACGTCCGCGAAGCAACGAAGACCTACCTCAACCGGTTTGTCGCGCTGAAGACCATCGAGGTTCGCGGCCTCGTCGAGGAAACCATCACCGAGCGTCCGGAGTACGGCAACCGGTCGTACATGCACCACACCGTGGCCGAAATCGCTGGCGAACTCACAAACGCACCTGATGACGGCTTCGATGCCGCCCTTGATCTTGCGTATCAGGAGATCGGGGCGGAGATTCGAATGATCTTCGAGGAATCCGAACACACCGCTATCGACCTCGACGCGCAGGTTCGAGAACAGGTTCTCGACGAACTGGACGCAATCGATGACGATGCCTGGGAAAGCGACGAGGCACTGGGCTGGGTATACCAGTACTTCGGTGAGGAAGAACGTGAAGAGATCGACGACCGGGTTGATGAAGAGAACTACAAGATCGCAGGAACAGACATCGCCACGAAGACCCAGCTGTTTACCCCCCGGTACATCGTCGAGTGGATGGTCGATAACTCACTGGGCCGGACGTGGCTCGAAATGCAAGGCGAACGGACGAATATCGACGACGAGGGCAACTGCTTCTATCTTGCACCGTTAGAAGACTCTCTGACTGATCGTGAGTCGAAACCGGTCGAAGAGATCACCGTGCTCGACCCAGCTTGCGGGAGCGGTCATATGCTGTTCTATGCGTTCGACGTTCTTTACCAGATGTATCTGGAGGAGGGTGAAATCCCTGAAGAGTACATCCCACGTGAGATTCTTCGGAACAATCTCCATGGGATCGATATCGACTCCGGTGCAGTCCAGATCGCGGCGTTATCACTGTACCTGAAGGCGAAAGAGCACTCTCCTGACGTGGAAATACCGCAGTTGAACGTCGTGAGTGCAGACGCAGTCCTCATCAATGGCGAGCGGAAGGCAAAGGTCCTTGATCGTGCAGATTCAGATCTAGAGCAAGAAATACTCGAACAAATTTGGCAAAGTTTCGATGATATCCGTGAACTCGGGAGTCTCGTTCAGGTGGAGGACCGGATCGACGAACTGCTTGATGAGTACCGCGAGGAGCTTGAATTGGGCGGACAGACACAGATCACAAACCAGGGTGAACTAACAGGACAATCGACGTTCGTCTCCGGCGGGGAGGAACATTCGTGGGATACGCTGAGAGAGGATCTTTTAGAGAAGACTCGTGAGATCGCCCGCAATGGGTTGGAACAGGACGATCCCGTTGAGGAGATGTTCGCCAACGAGGTCGGGAAGACGGTGGAATTGCTCGATTTGCTGGTTGACGAGTACGACGTTGTTGTATCGAATCCACCCTATCTTAGTGATCGAAAGATGTCTAATGAAGTGAAGGAATTCCTGAAGTCCGGATATATTTCTCACCAGAACCTCTATTCAGCATTTATCGAGAGAAATACCAAATTCCTTGCAGGCAATGGACTCTCGGCGATGATTACTCCTGAAGGATTTATGTTCCAGTACGATTTCAGGTCCCTCAGGCCATATCTTCTCGAAAATATGGCGATACTCGATACAGTTCATCTGTCGAGATACGGATTCGCGCAGCAGAAGGATGTCTACACGGCTGCGTATGTGATGAGAAATCAATCTGAAGATAGTACAACAACTAGCCGGTTCTTCAGAATGACACATGAGCAGGAAGAGTATGACACATATGAAAAGAAGGAACAAAAACTACCAGAGTTGATCAAAACTCAACGAAACCAAAAGTCCCACCCAGACGTGTTCGTCGTTGATCAGTCTACATTCTTCGATCTACCACGGACACCTTTTGTATATCGATTTGGCGACGAGATCTTGTCTGCAATCTCTCAACACGATTCAGTTGAAGAGGTCTCAGAGGCTGTGCTTGAAGGTCTAAGCACGGGGGATGATGACCGGTTCCTCCGGTCATGGTGGGAAATCGATTCAGAGGATATCGGCCCTGAAGAGAGATACCGATCCATTGCAATGGGTGGCGACCCAATGGAATATTTCGATTCGCCAGAAATGGTAGTCGATTGGGGTGATAAGGGAAAAGAACTTAGAAATTTCGAGGGGAGCCACCTCCGAAATGAAGGATATTATGGGAAAGAAGGAATCCACTTCCGCAAATTTGGGAACTACTTTACTGTCAGGAAGCACGAATCAGGTTGGTTCTTCACACCGACGGCCCGTTTGATCAAAACTAGTAGTACCGAAGCAGATTTCACTGTTATGGCTATGCTCTGCTCGTCGATGAATAGGTACATTTTGAACGTTCTCAACCCACAAATACATTTCAATATATCTGCTGTTGAGTCTGTTCCAGCCGAACTATCCAAAGAAACACAGCGTCAGGTAACGGATTACGCCAAACGAGGTTTGGACGAGAGAAAAACACAGCAGTCATTGAAAGAGACAAAACTAGAGTTTGACCCCGATAAATTTTATGATAATCTTGAGTCATTGATATATGAACGTGAACGAATGGAGTCTCTTGTTCAAATACACCACGGGATGATAGACAACGAAATATTCCGTGATTATGAACTTAGCGAGGACACAGTTGAGCTAATCTATGATGAGGTTCCGAAAAACCTCGCTCGCCTCCCGATTGCAGACGTCAATTATACCACACAACCCGACGTCGAAATAGGCAGTAAGCAGAAGATCGACGACCTCCCTTCGTTAATTAAATCTTCAGACGGAGAGGATTTGCGAGAAATTTCTGAAGACATAGATGT
This window encodes:
- the brxC gene encoding BREX system P-loop protein BrxC; protein product: MSDTTTSHQIHEIFYRPINRKIDRVVKVDNDDPSVVKKELEEYILTPQLERHFSEALEAVIDTEHAQTEDVGMWVSGFFGSGKSHFMKILGHVLENREFDDTQAADMFRDRIENNEMLDGAVGSVTQKFDSEVLMFQIGAKADASGSESITEIIHREFNISRGYASMPWVAQMEQELESRDVYDDFVDAIEKNTGKDWAEVRNEAMFVRPDMKKALVETGEYSSEDEAGRAIDDVQDNVLINASTLAEDIVEHVEKREAETGDNCRYFVFIDEISQFIGDDGQLLLELQSIVEEFGQKGKGKIFLGVTSQEQLQQLIPGVLEKEAEESKVIDRFPHRFDLTSENLDKVVRDRVLSKKGEFRGVLGDLYTQHEGILSARYKLDSGQSLKSITRNNFIDCYPFLPYQLDILPEIFQALGKGSSDQLTGGERTLIDVTQSVLKDEDHLYNDELGSLVTMDMIFDEISNDIPSSDVKSIREASPQNAADEISRRVLKALYLLQQLPWIPNTADNIATSLQRELGPTQELESEVEDTLEALVDAGYVRHDEEGYRILKETEQELENEIKGIDVGPGDIRRSSKRFLNDILDDTSRVNYDGQTFQLNLTIDDEQITSKGYIDLKTYSPIYQRYEDIDPDGLKTQSFSEDDTLYWVADDAKQNDIYEKLKSIYQINTIVKEKRGEELSQEEQEALGQKQEDLQRLRNEVKREFERSFQRGKLIYNGETDEFDATNTSLSSLVARKADNAIPKVFTSFKHGSATVKDRHISEIFGDLQGSSNPSVFSELGVVQDGELIAEARIASEIEDEIQRREKAGENRSGGDLIDHFAEPPYGWSREVVRLATAVLFRNGSIIPTYKERTYGTYTEDGAQELFTQVTKFKSTSFDERETVDVETRTDAKQLLDRLFDRKVKSTDQAVDEGIREEANDWESTTSTLLSQLRRLDFPLADNVEDFQNRLNNLLQQPTSAKRIKKFVEFEDELEDLTKSAKAVADFCGEPDGENHLEEYETIQDFIAGEWETHVDEAADHPELVDISDEAREAADRVKNTLDTEGVIQQWNDVKTDYRAAAEAFVSTYEALYEKRYETYTDSIESVEAYAGPDIDENDLDSALSDLAERQGNGSVDLDISNKDHINPDPSLTRLIEHIQTVDAYENGAKTEIDDLGGGGGGGGTVRESVDIDDIFGSVVVTDPEDIEAPIDELRGEIEDLLEQDGDVEIRFR
- the pglX gene encoding BREX-1 system adenine-specific DNA-methyltransferase PglX, with the protein product MAVRDPLISMSTTHGQPGLSSDQRSTIRSTILSTRHTLEDELRRQLEKYGIYEDKRLPLEDLSHLSTEERHTRRTLDAAIERELESTEGDLERSITNYVREATKTYLNRFVALKTIEVRGLVEETITERPEYGNRSYMHHTVAEIAGELTNAPDDGFDAALDLAYQEIGAEIRMIFEESEHTAIDLDAQVREQVLDELDAIDDDAWESDEALGWVYQYFGEEEREEIDDRVDEENYKIAGTDIATKTQLFTPRYIVEWMVDNSLGRTWLEMQGERTNIDDEGNCFYLAPLEDSLTDRESKPVEEITVLDPACGSGHMLFYAFDVLYQMYLEEGEIPEEYIPREILRNNLHGIDIDSGAVQIAALSLYLKAKEHSPDVEIPQLNVVSADAVLINGERKAKVLDRADSDLEQEILEQIWQSFDDIRELGSLVQVEDRIDELLDEYREELELGGQTQITNQGELTGQSTFVSGGEEHSWDTLREDLLEKTREIARNGLEQDDPVEEMFANEVGKTVELLDLLVDEYDVVVSNPPYLSDRKMSNEVKEFLKSGYISHQNLYSAFIERNTKFLAGNGLSAMITPEGFMFQYDFRSLRPYLLENMAILDTVHLSRYGFAQQKDVYTAAYVMRNQSEDSTTTSRFFRMTHEQEEYDTYEKKEQKLPELIKTQRNQKSHPDVFVVDQSTFFDLPRTPFVYRFGDEILSAISQHDSVEEVSEAVLEGLSTGDDDRFLRSWWEIDSEDIGPEERYRSIAMGGDPMEYFDSPEMVVDWGDKGKELRNFEGSHLRNEGYYGKEGIHFRKFGNYFTVRKHESGWFFTPTARLIKTSSTEADFTVMAMLCSSMNRYILNVLNPQIHFNISAVESVPAELSKETQRQVTDYAKRGLDERKTQQSLKETKLEFDPDKFYDNLESLIYERERMESLVQIHHGMIDNEIFRDYELSEDTVELIYDEVPKNLARLPIADVNYTTQPDVEIGSKQKIDDLPSLIKSSDGEDLREISEDIDVSPISVAEIRHEEGLYASEVEEGWGGDIVSFVVGVLFGRWEINAEFDTLQDELLVFSSDTHLGKVQEALNQCDDQMSAQSLNTLLGQDPVEWFRNRFFRHHHCKEYRRRGQRIPIYWQLESPEGAFSCYVYYHGIDETTLPKLRGQYIDPRVEELENERDTLQAQTSGENPDPELLDRLETVEEGLSDIREFGDMIDQMIDDGVTVDTERGIWENIKEWDQYELLETGLPKLKSSYSR